A genomic window from Paramormyrops kingsleyae isolate MSU_618 chromosome 23, PKINGS_0.4, whole genome shotgun sequence includes:
- the LOC111854258 gene encoding ephrin type-A receptor 10 isoform X7, with product MELFKTLTLMLWILLLQRRQGCLAEEVVLLNSKESQAELGWTSYPANGWEEISGVDEKYKPIRTYQVCNVMEPNQNNWLQTGWIRRQGGQRIFIELQFTLRDCNSIPGVAGTCKETFNLLYAESDLDLGQVTREDRYTKIDTIAADESFTQGDLGERKMKLNTEVREIWQLSRRGFHLAFQDVGACVALVAVRVYYKRCPSTVQSLAVFPDTVAEAAFATLVEVRGVCVNNSEVDPDSAPRMHCSAEGEWLVPIGKCSCSAGFEEGHSSCEGLRSPPVT from the exons TTGTCCTGCTGAACTCAAAGGAATCCCAGGCAGAGCTGGGTTGGACGTCTTATCCCGCAAATGGG TGGGAAGAGATCAGCGGTGTGGACGAGAAGTACAAGCCCATCAGGACGTACCAGGTGTGCAACGTGATGGAGCCCAACCAGAACAACTGGCTGCAGACGGGTTGGATCAGGCGCCAAGGTGGCCAGCGCATCTTCATCGAGCTGCAGTTTACGCTGCGTGACTGCAACAGCATCCCGGGGGTGGCCGGTACCTGCAAGGAGACCTTCAACCTGCTGTATGCTGAGTCTGACCTGGACCTGGGTCAGGTGACCCGCGAGGACCGCTACACCAAGATCGACACCATCGCCGCTGACGAGAGCTTCACACAGGGCGACTTGGGCGAGCGCAAGATGAAACTCAACACGGAGGTGCGGGAGATCTGGCAGCTCAGCCGGCGCGGCTTCCACTTGGCCTTCCAGGACGTGGGCGCCTGCGTTGCCCTGGTGGCCGTTCGCGTGTACTACAAGCGATGCCCGTCCACCGTGCAGAGCCTGGCCGTGTTCCCCGATACGGTGGCGGAGGCAGCGTTCGCCACGCTGGTTGAAGTGCGTGGCGTCTGCGTCAACAACTCGGAGGTGGACCCCGACAGCGctcccaggatgcactgcaGCGCTGAGGGCGAGTGGCTCGTCCCCATCGGGAAGTGCAGCTGCAGTGCTGGGTTCGAGGAGGGCCACAGCAGCTGCGAAG GGCTGCGTTCGCCGCCGGTGACATGA